DNA from Polyangiaceae bacterium:
CGATTCGTACCTTCTCCGAGAGCCCTCCACCCTTCTCTCGTAGCGCATCCAAGAGCCGTGACACGGTGCGCGCATTGCGACCGCGCTCCGCGTTGTCGCGCTTGAACTGGTCGACCTCCTCGATCACGTAGATCGGCAGAATGAGGTCGTTGTCCTCGAACTTGAAGATGGCGTAGGGGTCGTGCAGCAGAATGTTCGTGTCGAGAACGTAGTTCTTCTTCATGTCGACTCGAGGGCACGAGGAAGTATTTGGCGTGCGCCTCGGCCGCCGAGTGTGCGCACTTGTCCAAGGATCGCGCAACGATTACTCACCGCTGCCCGTCGCACGGCGACGCCAGCGACGGCAACCGCGCGCTGGGGATTGTCCAAAGAATTCGCGAGTTTTGTGGCGATGGCTCGCGTAGCTCTGGACGGCACTCGCGCACTTCTGTTTTGTCTCGACATGGACCGCATGACCGCGTGGCCGCTGCTCGCACTATTGGCGCTTTCCTGCTCGCGCACGACGCCGGATACCCAATGGCCTCCGCCGGGTCCACCGGATGGGCTGCCCTACATTCCCCTGCCTCAAGACGACATGTTCGCGAGCGACGAGGCCGAGGAGCCCGCAGCGCCGTCCGCTGCGTCCGCCGGCCCGTCTCCGCTCGATCCTGCCTTGCCCGAAGCTCCCAAGGTCAGCTTGAGCCGCGCGGCCAAGTGCGACGGCAAGCAATGCGAGCTGCGAGGGTTCCTTCCTGCCGCGGTGCTGCCCACGGCCTTGCCCAAGGCCGAACCGACGCCCGCGGTGATGTGGTCTCAGTCAATCGCGAAAGGCTCGACACTGATCATCCCGCGGCATCACGGGCTCGAGTGCTTCGTCGTCGTTCTACAAGGAGAGCTACTCGTCAGTGGCGACGACGGTGGCGGCGGGCAGAGCCTGGGCGCGTGGGCCGCAGCGCGCGCACCAGGGTGCGGAGTCGCCATGCGTGCGGCAGCGGCTGACGTGAGCGCCGTGCTGGCGCTGGCCAGCACCAAGGGCAACTTGGACGAACCCCTCGCCCACGCGAAAGCCAAACCCTGGGAAGTGCGCTGGAAGAAGCGCCCCGCTCCCCTCGCCACCTTCCAGTTCTCGAAGGTGGATGACCTAGCGTGGGCCGGAGGGGCATTCCACGCGCGCATCGCCGTCGGCAACGTGGAGCCTGCTCTGCCCGCCAGCTTCGGCTTGTTGCGCGCCAGTCGCGACGGTTCGGTACCCGAGCACGATCACCCCACCTGGGAGCACATCGCGATTCTGTCGGGCCGCGGCAAGATGATGATGGCCGGGGCGGCGCACGAGGTCGCCCCCGGCGCGTGCTTCGACATCCCAGTGGGTGTGAAACACGCGTTCATCAGCAGCAAGAGCGAACCGCTTCTGGCCGTCCAGATGTATACGCCTTCGGGCCCGGAAGCGCGCTTCGTGGCGCTAGCCAAGGCGGAAGCGGCCAAGGGTCCCGCCGCCAAACCTTGAACGCACGCCCGCGACGTGGGGCTGGGCCCTGGCTGCGCGCTGGGCCCTGGCAGCGCACTCCGCGTAGGATACCCCCGTGAGACCTCTGATCTCCTCAGCGCTGATGCCGGCGGCCATCGTGGCCTACGTCTGCGTGGCGGCGCTGCGAGGTCGCTCCGGCGTGCTGCCTACCCTGGCGCTGGTGCTGCTCCCGACGTTCGTGTTCTGGGTGTGGCGCCGTACGGATGCA
Protein-coding regions in this window:
- a CDS encoding cupin domain-containing protein; this encodes MARVALDGTRALLFCLDMDRMTAWPLLALLALSCSRTTPDTQWPPPGPPDGLPYIPLPQDDMFASDEAEEPAAPSAASAGPSPLDPALPEAPKVSLSRAAKCDGKQCELRGFLPAAVLPTALPKAEPTPAVMWSQSIAKGSTLIIPRHHGLECFVVVLQGELLVSGDDGGGGQSLGAWAAARAPGCGVAMRAAAADVSAVLALASTKGNLDEPLAHAKAKPWEVRWKKRPAPLATFQFSKVDDLAWAGGAFHARIAVGNVEPALPASFGLLRASRDGSVPEHDHPTWEHIAILSGRGKMMMAGAAHEVAPGACFDIPVGVKHAFISSKSEPLLAVQMYTPSGPEARFVALAKAEAAKGPAAKP